The proteins below come from a single Pichia kudriavzevii chromosome 2, complete sequence genomic window:
- a CDS encoding uncharacterized protein (PKUD0B12150; similar to Saccharomyces cerevisiae YPL076W (GPI2); ancestral locus Anc_8.545), protein MKGKEHIHHDYNSIDIGVTITVPRRRKQKRTGSTNSQSTGWKKLLWLKQPYDDNYTDSSFLSQLKRNSTVVKYSYVKLVNDFSIIVLHLSSIMFVVVVFYGIYQLNWNPIKPTVISTICTLIGFIFYVVTLKIIRNKELIELQQFKINQLYMVPSASTNLMKDGTDHDDTLEDYLTEPSPPDFFETCKSSVLILLYLLTLSPVLKSLTNSTSSDSIWALSAWLCILNVMFNDYEIEFYRLSPRDKLLHWKKLLHLHTPWNSNSNLNTPWNSTSNLNTPFSSRSPSPSPTSRCHSKLNLSDNELNNSKNRSHEFHLNQQNHQSNLSKNIAISNAIVLASRLPSNASAFSFILFCIQTCGLLPTFNNFTRRYGFNGFHRFQLISIILTVDFLVAHLFGLGWAISWILLHLTIIFIGPLYFLRMQKYKNELQGPWDPAKPIVKSL, encoded by the coding sequence ATGAAAGGCAAGGAACACATACATCATGATTACAATAGTATAGATATCGGGGTAACAATTACAGTTCCCAGAAgaaggaaacaaaaacgTACAGGATCTACAAATAGTCAAAGCACTGGGTGGAAGAAATTGTTATGGCTCAAACAACCTTATGACGATAACTACACAGATTCGAGCTTCTTATCACAACTGAAACGAAATTCAACGGTTGTAAAGTACTCGTATGTAAAGCTAGTCAATGATTTTTCCATCATTGTATTGCATCTGTCGTCCATtatgtttgttgttgttgtatttTATGGGATCTATCAGTTAAATTGGAACCCGATTAAACCAACAGTGATAAGTACGATTTGTACACTCATTGGATTCATTTTTTATGTTGTAACATTGAAGATAATAAGAAATAAAGAATTGATTGAACTACAACAGTTTAAAATCAACCAGCTATACATGGTACCTTCCGCTTCAACCAACCTAATGAAAGATGGAACTGATCATGACGATACTTTGGAAGATTATTTAACTGAGCCATCACCACCAGACTTTTTTGAGACTTGTAAGTCTTCCGTCTTGATTTTGCTTTACCTCCTAACTCTATCACCAGTCCTGAAGTCCCTAACtaattcaacttcttcagaTTCTATTTGGGCATTATCTGCTTGGTTGTGTATACTGAATGTCATGTTTAACGATTATGAAATTGAATTCTATAGGCTATCTCCAAGGGATAAGCTATTACACTGGAAAAAATTACTACATCTGCACACACCATGGaactcaaattcaaatttgaatacaCCTTGGAACTCCACCTCAAACTTAAATACCCCATTTTCGTCGAGATCTCCATCACCTTCTCCGACTTCAAGATGTCACTCCAAACTGAATTTATCAGATAATGAACTCAACAACAGTAAGAACCGAAGTCATGAGTTTCACctaaatcaacaaaaccaTCAATCAAATTTATCTAAAAATATAGCTATCTCAAATGCAATTGTGCTTGCTTCAAGATTACCTTCAAATGCATCCGccttctcttttattttattctGTATCCAAACATGTGGCTTACTACCGaccttcaacaattttaCGAGGCGCTATGGATTTAATGGATTCCACAGGTTTCAACTGATTTCTATAATCTTGACGGTTGATTTCTTGGTGGCTCATTTATTCGGGTTGGGTTGGGCGATTTCTTGGATTCTGTTACATTTGactatcattttcatcgGCCCTTTGTATTTTCTGCGAATGCAGAAGTATAAGAATGAACTTCAAGGCCCATGGGACCCGGCAAAACCTATAGTAAAATCTTTATAG